The window ACGCCGAGTTGGCGAACAGCCGGTCGCGGTGCTCCGGGCAGTGGGCCAGGACCAGGTGCGCATCGGCACCCTTGGCGGCGGCGCGGCCGAACGTGCCCGGGCCGTCGGGCTGCCCGCCAAGGAGATCGTCCAGCCCGATGACAGCCAGTCCCCGGCCACCTACTTCGTGCACGGCGGACTTGTTCACCAGCAGCCGCCCGTTGAACCGGCCGTAGATGGCGGCGAGGTCGGCCATGTCCACGCCGCCCCAGTATTCGCGGTTGCCGGCGATGGCGTACTTGGGCGTTCGGCGATCGAACAGTTCCAGCAGCGACGCCAGCTCGGGGAGGCGCTCCTTGTCGTCCACTGAGTCGCCGGTGAAGAGCACGAAGTCCGGCTTCAGCCGGTTGACCTCCGCGGCGATGCGCTGGTGGATGCGGTCGACGGAGTGCAGGTGAAGGTCCGTCACCTGGACGAAGCGCATCTGCCGCTGCTCCGGCGAGGTCCGCGCGTTGATGGCGTGGCGGGTGAACTCCACGCGGCGCCGCTCGATCAGGAAGGCGTCGCCGCCCACCGCCGCCGCGCCGGCCGCGCCAAGAGCCAGGAAACGTCTGCGGGTGATGAGGGGTGAACGCGAGCCGGCCGGTGGAACGAGTCCACCGGCCGGCGCGTCCTGGCAGTCGATCATCGGCGCGGCGTCAGGCGCGGGCGACCCGGCGCGGAGCGTGCGCGCCCCGCTTGTTGAGCGCGTACAGCACGCCGAGCCCCGTCGCCACCAGCCCGAGGCTGATCAGCTGCGCCACCGAGATCGCCCCGAAGAAGCGGTCGTCCTTGGCGCGGAAGATCTCGACGATGAAGCGCTCCACGCCCGCCATGGCCAGCCACGCGAAGAACAGCTTCCCCGGCGTGTCGGCCAGCCGCGGACGCAGCTTGAACAGCGCGAGGAGGATGAGAAACGACATCCCCGCCTCGTACAGCTGCGTGGGATGAACGGCGAGCACCTGGGTGTCGGGCACGCTGGCGGGCAGGTCTACCCCGAAGGCGCGCAGGTTGCCGGCGGTGGAGGGCGGCGCGCCCTGCGGAAACGCCACGGCCCAGGGCGCGTCGGTGGGGGCGCCGTAGTCGTCGCCCACCAGGAAGCATCCCACCCGCCCGATGGCGTACCCCGTGGCCAGCCCCGGCGCGATGGCGTCGCCGTACGGCCATGTGGGCAGCTTCAGTTGGCGAAGGCGGAACAGCACCGCCAGCGCGCCGCCGATGAAGCCGCCGTACCACACCAGCCCGGAGCGCGACAGCAGCGCAGTCCACGGGTCGGCCGCGGTCTCGGAGAAGTTGAGGATCAGGTAGTAGATCTTG is drawn from Longimicrobium sp. and contains these coding sequences:
- a CDS encoding metallophosphoesterase; this encodes MIDCQDAPAGGLVPPAGSRSPLITRRRFLALGAAGAAAVGGDAFLIERRRVEFTRHAINARTSPEQRQMRFVQVTDLHLHSVDRIHQRIAAEVNRLKPDFVLFTGDSVDDKERLPELASLLELFDRRTPKYAIAGNREYWGGVDMADLAAIYGRFNGRLLVNKSAVHEVGGRGLAVIGLDDLLGGQPDGPGTFGRAAAKGADAHLVLAHCPEHRDRLFANSAFGVDAPPAPAPDFDLRNVAAVLSGHTHGGQVNLFGWTPILPPASGRYVRGWFHDPGAAPLYVCRGIGMSTLPVRFGSLPEVAVFTMWV
- the lgt gene encoding prolipoprotein diacylglyceryl transferase; this encodes MFPILFEIGGFQVTSFGLLMALAFLAASWVTARELKQAGHNPEHAWDLAGWAAIGGILGAKIYYLILNFSETAADPWTALLSRSGLVWYGGFIGGALAVLFRLRQLKLPTWPYGDAIAPGLATGYAIGRVGCFLVGDDYGAPTDAPWAVAFPQGAPPSTAGNLRAFGVDLPASVPDTQVLAVHPTQLYEAGMSFLILLALFKLRPRLADTPGKLFFAWLAMAGVERFIVEIFRAKDDRFFGAISVAQLISLGLVATGLGVLYALNKRGAHAPRRVARA